A region of the Longimicrobium sp. genome:
AGGTCGTTCGTCATCCCGATGTACAGCGTGCGGCTGACGTTGGACATCACGTAGATGTAGTACCGATCGTTGGATGGCATCGGCTTCCACGAGGCTGGAGCGTCAAGGCGGCTGAGTGCCGGCCGCGGCTATGGATCCTTCGGCCTGCAGGCACCCGTAACGCGAACAGTACGGTGTGGCCGGCCTCAGGATGACGTCTCTCCCAGTGTTTGCGTGGCAAATTTTCCGTAGACTGGAGTCGGCGAAACGCGAAAAGGGGAGACGGCGCGGTCTCCCCTTTCGCAACCTGCCGGCCGGCTTCGCGCCCGTTACAGCCAGGTCCGCGCGGCCAGCGCCACGATCAGCACCCCGAGCACGCTCAGGAAGTCCAGCCGGATGACCAGCGGCCCCAGGGTCAGCCCCACCGCCACCAGGTCGATCACCAGCGGCCCGAAGGCGGCCGCCACCGACGTGGTGAAGAAGGTGCGCGCCGAGCTGTCGGGCATGAAGCGCACGCACAGCTCCGAGAGCAGCGCACCCAGCAGCAGCCCGATCAGCACCACCACAAGGAGCCGCCCCATCCTCCGCGAGCGTGTCGCGCTCATCTCACCTCCCCACCCGGTTCCAGTTTCACTCGCGTCCGATCAAGACGTCTCTCGCCGCCGCGCTGCGGCAAATGCGGTGCCGCTACCGGCGGCGCTCCACCGCGTACACGATGCTGTCGCGCAGCGCCTCGAGCGCGGGCCCCTCGGGAAGCCCCTCCAGCGCCTCGTGCGCGCGCTGCGCCGACTGCAGCGCCAGCCCGCGCGCGTACTCCAGCCCGCCGTGCCGCGACACCATCTCCACCACCTCGTGGATGGCCGGGTCGGTGGGCTCGGGGTCGCGGAAGAAGGCCTCCACCCCGGCCCGCTCCGCCTTCGACAGCTTCGGCAGCGCGTGAATGAGCGGGAGCGTGACCTTGTGCTCGCGCAGGTCCAGCCCGCTGGGCTTTCCCGTGTCGGCCGAGTCGGCGGTGTAGTCCAGCAGGTCGTCGGCGATCTGGAAGGCGCGGCCCAGCTCGGTGCCGTAGCGCGCCAGCGCGTCGCGGTGCTCGGGGGCCCCGGTCAGCGCGCCCATCTCGCAGGCGGCCGACATCAGCGACGCCGTCTTGCTGTCGATCAGGCGGAAGTAGTCGCCCTCGCCGAACCCCAGCGCGTCATGCGAGACCAGCTGGCGCATCTCGCCCACCGTCATGGCGTTGGCCGCGGCGGCGATCACGCGGATGGGCTCCAGGTCGCCCAGGCGGGTGATCTCGCTGATGGAGCGCGAGTACAGGTAGTCGCCCATGATGATGGCCACCTGGTGGCTCCACAGCGCG
Encoded here:
- a CDS encoding polyprenyl synthetase family protein, with the translated sequence MTLRTAPIRLSDIHAPVRDRLDGVVDEIRRIVVSDFAPIDEVNHYLMKIRGKLFRPGLVLLCDQLNGGANPTAETLAAIIELVHLATLVHDDAVDHSVLRRGMPTVNALWSHQVAIIMGDYLYSRSISEITRLGDLEPIRVIAAAANAMTVGEMRQLVSHDALGFGEGDYFRLIDSKTASLMSAACEMGALTGAPEHRDALARYGTELGRAFQIADDLLDYTADSADTGKPSGLDLREHKVTLPLIHALPKLSKAERAGVEAFFRDPEPTDPAIHEVVEMVSRHGGLEYARGLALQSAQRAHEALEGLPEGPALEALRDSIVYAVERRR